In a genomic window of Streptomyces katrae:
- a CDS encoding VOC family protein, with amino-acid sequence MTEEPTPHATAGPEGTGRQHGALHHVEIWVPDLERAAASFGWLLEALGYTPFQSWSNGRSWRLGAAYLVFEQSPALTAGRHERCRPGLNHLAFHVQDHHAVEELARRASRHGWTLMFPDRHPHAGGERTYAAYLENADGFEVELVAITAPGPG; translated from the coding sequence ATGACCGAGGAACCCACACCCCACGCGACGGCCGGCCCCGAAGGGACCGGCCGGCAGCACGGGGCGCTGCACCACGTCGAGATCTGGGTGCCCGACCTGGAGCGGGCCGCAGCCTCCTTCGGGTGGCTGCTGGAAGCCCTGGGGTACACGCCCTTCCAGAGCTGGAGCAACGGCCGCAGCTGGCGGCTCGGCGCGGCCTACCTGGTCTTCGAACAGTCCCCCGCCCTCACCGCCGGCCGGCACGAGCGATGCCGGCCGGGGCTCAACCATCTGGCGTTCCACGTCCAGGACCACCACGCCGTGGAGGAACTGGCCCGCCGGGCCTCGCGGCACGGATGGACCCTCATGTTCCCCGACCGCCACCCGCACGCCGGCGGCGAACGGACCTACGCCGCCTACCTGGAGAACGCCGACGGCTTCGAGGTGGAACTCGTCGCCATCACGGCCCCCGGACCCGGCTGA
- a CDS encoding Orn/Lys/Arg decarboxylase N-terminal domain-containing protein, producing MANGTVLLALREDPLGGGVSVEQLRRIGKELEERGLELRRAADSRDARAMLQTEAGIAAAVVAWDLPRPSAATRTGGAPSPSATGPAPGGNAHLPTGGAEVLDRIRHRFKDLPVFLLMTDSSDHDLEHLPLWVSETVVGYIWPLEDTPAFIAGRVAAAAHTYMKEILPPFFRALRRFDDAHEYSWHTPAHSGGVAFLKSPAGRVFFDYYGERLFRTDLSISVGELGSLYEHTGPIGEAERNAARVFGAERTYFVLHGDSTCNRMVGHFSVTSDEIALVDRNCHKSVLHGLVVSGARPVYLVPTRNGYGLAGPVPPTATAPDAVAARIAANPLTAGAVSPDAQYAVLTNSTYDGLCYDTLAAARALAPSTPRLHFDEAWFAYARFHPLYRGRFGMAVGPDTFEGDGRPTVFATHSTHKLLAALSQCAMVHVRPAPRAPVQHDRFNEAFMMHGTTSAFYPGIASLDVATAMMDGPQGRWLIDEAVTEAIRFRQAVVRTGRRIAAAGDRPDWFFGVWQPEEVTDPATGTRIPFADAPAALLAGEPSCWQLEPGAAWHGFPDLTDGYGLLDPVKVTLTCPGVTATGETRPWGIPARILTEYLATRGIVVEKTDSYTTLVLFSMGITKGKWGTLMDALMDFKAHYDSDAPLDRVLPALTARHPGRYRDTTLRELCAQMHGHLTRGAFIGALDEAFQNLPEPVHPPRYCYQQLIRGGTERLPLAEAAHRVAAAMVAVTPPGIPVLMPGESLGAPDGPLLRYLGALEAFDRAFPGFGSEAHGVTVDPETGDYLIECLRTTP from the coding sequence ATGGCGAACGGCACGGTGTTGCTGGCCCTGCGCGAGGACCCGCTCGGCGGCGGGGTGAGCGTCGAGCAACTGCGCCGGATCGGCAAGGAACTGGAGGAGCGCGGACTGGAACTGCGCCGGGCGGCCGACTCCCGGGACGCCCGCGCGATGCTCCAGACGGAGGCGGGCATCGCCGCCGCCGTGGTGGCCTGGGACCTGCCCCGCCCGTCCGCCGCCACCCGCACGGGCGGCGCCCCCTCCCCGTCCGCGACCGGACCGGCCCCCGGCGGGAACGCGCACCTGCCGACCGGCGGGGCGGAGGTCCTCGACCGGATCCGGCACCGCTTCAAGGACCTGCCCGTCTTCCTCCTGATGACCGACAGCTCCGACCACGACCTCGAACACCTGCCGCTGTGGGTCTCGGAGACGGTCGTCGGCTACATCTGGCCGCTGGAGGACACCCCCGCCTTCATCGCCGGCCGGGTCGCGGCCGCCGCGCACACCTACATGAAGGAGATCCTGCCGCCGTTCTTCCGTGCCCTGCGCCGCTTCGACGACGCCCACGAGTACTCCTGGCACACCCCGGCCCACTCCGGCGGCGTCGCGTTCCTGAAGTCCCCGGCGGGACGGGTCTTCTTCGACTACTACGGCGAGCGCCTGTTCCGCACGGACCTGTCCATCTCGGTGGGCGAACTGGGGTCCCTGTACGAGCACACGGGCCCCATCGGCGAGGCCGAACGCAACGCCGCCCGGGTCTTCGGCGCCGAACGCACCTACTTCGTCCTGCACGGGGACTCCACCTGCAACCGCATGGTGGGCCACTTCAGCGTCACCTCCGACGAGATCGCCCTGGTCGACCGCAACTGCCACAAGTCCGTCCTGCACGGCCTGGTCGTCTCCGGCGCCCGCCCCGTCTACCTGGTGCCCACCCGCAACGGCTACGGACTGGCCGGCCCCGTGCCGCCCACCGCGACCGCCCCGGACGCGGTCGCGGCCCGGATCGCCGCCAACCCCCTCACGGCGGGGGCCGTATCGCCGGACGCCCAGTACGCGGTCCTCACCAACTCCACCTACGACGGCCTGTGCTACGACACCCTCGCCGCCGCCCGCGCCCTCGCCCCGAGCACGCCCCGCCTGCACTTCGACGAGGCCTGGTTCGCCTACGCCCGCTTCCACCCCCTCTACCGGGGGCGGTTCGGCATGGCCGTGGGCCCGGACACCTTCGAGGGCGACGGCCGGCCGACGGTGTTCGCCACCCACTCCACGCACAAGCTGCTCGCCGCGCTGTCGCAGTGCGCCATGGTCCACGTACGGCCCGCCCCCCGGGCGCCCGTCCAGCACGACCGCTTCAACGAGGCGTTCATGATGCACGGCACCACCTCCGCCTTCTACCCCGGCATCGCGTCCCTCGACGTGGCGACGGCGATGATGGACGGGCCGCAGGGGCGGTGGCTGATCGACGAGGCCGTCACCGAGGCGATCCGGTTCCGGCAGGCCGTCGTCCGCACCGGCCGCCGCATCGCCGCCGCGGGGGACCGGCCCGACTGGTTCTTCGGCGTCTGGCAGCCCGAGGAGGTCACCGACCCCGCCACCGGCACCCGCATCCCCTTCGCCGACGCGCCGGCCGCCCTGCTGGCCGGCGAACCCTCCTGCTGGCAGCTCGAACCCGGCGCCGCCTGGCACGGCTTCCCGGACCTGACCGACGGCTACGGCCTCCTGGACCCCGTCAAGGTCACCCTCACCTGCCCCGGCGTCACCGCCACCGGGGAGACCCGGCCCTGGGGCATCCCCGCCCGGATCCTCACCGAGTACCTCGCCACCCGCGGCATCGTGGTCGAGAAGACCGACAGCTACACCACCCTGGTCCTCTTCTCGATGGGCATCACCAAGGGCAAGTGGGGCACCCTCATGGACGCCCTGATGGACTTCAAGGCCCACTACGACAGCGACGCCCCGCTCGACCGGGTCCTGCCCGCCCTCACCGCACGCCACCCCGGCCGCTACCGCGACACCACCCTGCGCGAACTCTGCGCACAGATGCACGGGCACCTCACCCGGGGCGCGTTCATCGGCGCCCTCGACGAGGCCTTCCAGAACCTGCCCGAGCCGGTCCACCCGCCCCGGTACTGCTACCAGCAGCTCATCCGCGGCGGCACCGAACGCCTGCCCCTGGCCGAAGCGGCCCACCGGGTCGCGGCCGCGATGGTGGCCGTCACCCCGCCGGGCATCCCCGTCCTGATGCCCGGCGAATCCCTCGGCGCCCCGGACGGCCCCCTGCTGCGCTACCTCGGCGCCCTGGAGGCCTTCGACCGCGCCTTCCCGGGCTTCGGCAGCGAGGCCCACGGGGTCACCGTGGACCCGGAGACGGGCGACTACCTGATCGAATGCCTCCGCACGACGCCGTAG
- a CDS encoding glutamate--cysteine ligase, with translation MRSVGVEEELLLVDPGTGEPIALSAAVMSAASREGNGTHRPEEGALEPELKCEQVEFATRPVLRMGELAEEIVRWRAEAARHAADAGGALAALATSPLPVRPSTMPGERYRWLTRQFGLTAQEQLTCGCHVHVSIASDEEGVAVLDRIRPWLPVLTALSANSPFWQGQDSAYGSYRSRVWNRLPSAGPTEAFGSAERYHQQVRDMIATGVLRDDGMIYFDARLSAGYPTVEIRVADVCLEPETPVLLAALARALVETAARDWDAGRPPPRIGVGLLRLASWRAARSGLDGPLLDPRSMSPAPPQAVLDLLVEHVRDALEDTGDLERVREGLARLLGRGNGARLQRRLLRTTGDLRAVVAECTRLTTASAG, from the coding sequence ATGCGCAGCGTAGGCGTGGAGGAGGAACTGCTGCTGGTCGATCCCGGGACGGGGGAACCGATCGCCCTGTCGGCCGCGGTGATGTCGGCCGCCTCCCGCGAGGGCAACGGCACGCACCGGCCGGAGGAGGGGGCGCTGGAGCCGGAGCTCAAGTGCGAGCAGGTGGAGTTCGCCACCCGCCCCGTCCTGCGGATGGGGGAACTGGCCGAGGAGATCGTCCGCTGGCGCGCCGAGGCGGCCCGGCACGCCGCCGACGCCGGCGGGGCCCTCGCCGCCCTGGCCACCTCCCCGCTGCCGGTGCGGCCGTCCACGATGCCCGGCGAGCGGTACCGCTGGCTGACCCGCCAGTTCGGGCTGACCGCCCAGGAACAGCTCACCTGCGGCTGCCACGTCCACGTCTCCATCGCCTCGGACGAGGAGGGCGTGGCCGTCCTCGACCGCATCCGGCCGTGGCTGCCGGTGCTGACCGCCCTCAGCGCCAACTCGCCGTTCTGGCAGGGCCAGGACAGTGCGTACGGCAGCTACCGCAGCCGGGTGTGGAACCGCCTGCCGTCCGCCGGCCCGACCGAGGCGTTCGGCAGTGCGGAGCGCTACCACCAGCAGGTGCGCGACATGATCGCCACCGGCGTCCTGCGCGACGACGGCATGATCTACTTCGACGCCCGCCTCTCCGCCGGCTACCCCACGGTCGAGATCCGCGTCGCCGACGTCTGCCTCGAACCCGAAACCCCGGTCCTCCTCGCCGCCCTGGCCCGCGCCCTGGTGGAGACCGCCGCCCGCGACTGGGACGCCGGACGGCCCCCGCCCCGCATCGGCGTCGGCCTGCTGCGGCTCGCCTCCTGGCGGGCGGCCAGGTCGGGCCTGGACGGCCCGCTGCTCGACCCGCGCAGCATGAGCCCCGCCCCGCCCCAGGCGGTCCTCGACCTGCTGGTGGAGCACGTACGGGACGCGCTCGAGGACACCGGCGACCTGGAACGCGTCCGCGAGGGCCTTGCCCGCCTCCTCGGACGCGGCAACGGTGCCCGCCTCCAGCGCCGCCTCCTGCGCACCACCGGCGACCTGCGCGCCGTGGTCGCCGAGTGCACCCGCCTCACCACCGCGTCCGCCGGGTAG
- a CDS encoding MFS transporter, with the protein MAVGPVGVPPGAGTVRSTVPQRLDRLPWSGFHWRVVIALGITWVLDGIEITIAGSIADRLRDQHTLGLSSSQVGLTASIYLFGEVVGALVFGRLADRLGRRRLFIVTLGIYLLGNALTALSPAFAFFAVTRFIAGTGIGGEYAALNSAIDELIPSRHRGHADLAVNATYWLGAMIGAASNLLFLNPGLFALDTGWRIGLLVGPAIGVAIWGLRRNLPESPRWLLTHGRPEEAEQVVAGIERAVERTGVRLEPVADSLAVEYRQRPPVGYRELARILFRDYRRRSVLGFMLMVTQSFLYNAIFFTYALILAEFYGIRDGAVAYFIFPFAVGNLVGPLVLGRYFDSLGRRRMIGTTYCLSGALLLVTGWLFAAGLLSALTQTLLWCVIFFIASAAASSAYLTVSEIFPVEMRAQAISFFFALSMLFGGVVAPWLFATLIGAGHDPWRVCAGYAAGGVLMVLGGLTAFRWGVDAERRPLEEVAVPLSASVRAAGGSAAPAPAHGVRPTRRTRW; encoded by the coding sequence ATGGCGGTGGGACCGGTGGGCGTGCCACCAGGGGCCGGTACCGTCCGGAGCACGGTGCCGCAGCGGCTGGACCGGCTGCCCTGGAGCGGCTTCCACTGGCGGGTGGTGATCGCCCTGGGCATCACCTGGGTGCTGGACGGGATCGAGATCACCATCGCCGGTTCGATCGCCGACCGGCTCAGGGACCAGCACACGCTCGGGCTCTCCTCCTCCCAGGTGGGGCTGACGGCCAGCATCTACCTGTTCGGGGAGGTCGTCGGAGCGCTCGTCTTCGGCCGGCTCGCCGACCGGCTCGGCCGGCGCAGGCTGTTCATCGTCACCCTCGGGATCTACCTGCTGGGCAACGCGCTGACGGCCCTGTCCCCCGCTTTCGCCTTCTTCGCCGTCACCCGCTTCATCGCCGGCACGGGCATCGGCGGCGAGTACGCGGCGCTGAACTCGGCCATCGACGAGCTGATCCCCAGCCGCCACCGCGGCCACGCCGACCTGGCCGTCAACGCCACCTACTGGCTCGGCGCGATGATCGGCGCGGCTTCCAACCTGCTCTTCCTCAACCCCGGCCTGTTCGCGCTCGACACCGGCTGGCGCATCGGCCTGCTCGTCGGGCCCGCGATCGGCGTGGCGATCTGGGGGCTGCGGCGCAACCTGCCCGAAAGCCCCCGCTGGCTGCTCACCCACGGCAGGCCCGAGGAGGCCGAGCAGGTCGTCGCCGGGATCGAGCGGGCGGTCGAACGCACGGGGGTCCGTCTGGAGCCCGTTGCCGACAGCCTGGCGGTGGAGTACCGGCAACGTCCGCCGGTCGGCTACCGCGAGCTCGCCCGGATCCTGTTCCGCGACTACCGGCGCCGCTCGGTCCTCGGGTTCATGCTCATGGTGACCCAGTCGTTCCTCTACAACGCGATCTTCTTCACCTACGCGCTGATCCTCGCCGAGTTCTACGGCATCCGGGACGGCGCGGTCGCCTACTTCATCTTCCCCTTCGCCGTGGGAAACCTGGTCGGGCCGCTGGTGCTGGGCCGGTACTTCGACTCCCTGGGGCGGCGCAGGATGATCGGCACGACCTACTGCCTCTCCGGCGCCCTGCTCCTGGTCACCGGCTGGCTGTTCGCCGCAGGGCTGCTGAGCGCGCTCACCCAGACCCTCCTGTGGTGCGTGATCTTCTTCATCGCGTCCGCGGCGGCCTCCTCCGCGTACCTGACGGTCAGCGAGATCTTCCCGGTGGAGATGCGGGCCCAGGCCATCTCCTTCTTCTTCGCCCTGTCCATGCTGTTCGGCGGTGTCGTGGCCCCCTGGCTGTTCGCCACCCTCATCGGCGCCGGCCACGACCCCTGGCGGGTGTGCGCCGGATACGCGGCCGGCGGCGTGCTGATGGTCCTCGGCGGGCTGACCGCGTTCCGCTGGGGGGTCGACGCCGAACGGCGCCCGCTGGAGGAGGTGGCCGTCCCGCTGTCCGCGAGCGTCCGCGCCGCGGGCGGATCCGCCGCGCCCGCCCCGGCCCACGGGGTACGGCCTACCCGGCGGACGCGGTGGTGA
- a CDS encoding hydrophobic protein, giving the protein MVPLLLVLLLALILFGAGFALKVLWWVALAVLVIWLLGFVARPRAGSGRWYRW; this is encoded by the coding sequence ATGGTTCCCCTGCTCCTCGTTCTCCTGCTCGCCCTGATCCTGTTCGGTGCCGGTTTCGCGTTGAAGGTCCTCTGGTGGGTCGCGCTCGCCGTACTGGTGATCTGGCTCCTCGGGTTCGTCGCCCGTCCGCGGGCCGGCAGCGGCCGTTGGTACCGCTGGTAG
- a CDS encoding antitoxin translates to MSIVDKLKGMLGQHPDKAKEAVERGGDMIDERTGGKYTDKVDMGQEKANEFIDRDRPQQS, encoded by the coding sequence ATGTCGATCGTCGACAAGCTCAAGGGAATGCTCGGCCAGCACCCGGACAAGGCCAAGGAAGCCGTGGAACGCGGGGGCGACATGATTGACGAGCGCACGGGCGGCAAATACACCGACAAGGTCGACATGGGCCAGGAGAAGGCCAACGAGTTCATCGACCGCGACCGGCCGCAGCAGTCCTGA
- a CDS encoding ArsR/SmtB family transcription factor has product MVSDEQRRVLDPEHDAAALKALTHPLRIRLLGLLRQDGPATASELAVRTGESSAATSYHLRVLAKYAFVAEAEHRDGRERRWRAAHAATSWSGGEMAATADSRAYVGLSRRVQIEHLETSLARHEADMAAGRLGEEWAGAAGISDLLPRLTPESLGELWDALHHKLDELTARDAADPRAAQVVLLTAGLPLAAHTPAADTQPATARPDAAGAP; this is encoded by the coding sequence ATGGTCAGCGATGAACAGCGGCGCGTCCTCGATCCCGAGCACGACGCCGCGGCCCTGAAGGCCCTCACCCACCCCCTGCGCATCAGACTCCTCGGCCTGCTCCGGCAAGACGGCCCTGCCACCGCCAGTGAACTCGCGGTCAGGACCGGGGAGTCGTCCGCCGCCACCAGCTACCACCTCCGCGTCCTGGCGAAGTACGCCTTCGTCGCCGAGGCCGAGCACCGCGACGGCAGGGAGCGCCGCTGGCGTGCGGCGCACGCGGCGACCTCCTGGAGCGGCGGGGAGATGGCGGCCACGGCGGACAGCCGCGCCTACGTCGGGCTGTCGCGCCGGGTCCAGATCGAGCACCTGGAGACCTCCCTCGCCCGGCACGAGGCCGACATGGCCGCCGGGCGGCTGGGGGAGGAGTGGGCCGGGGCGGCCGGGATCAGCGACCTGCTGCCCCGTCTGACCCCCGAGTCGCTCGGCGAACTCTGGGACGCGCTCCACCACAAGCTCGACGAACTGACCGCCCGCGACGCGGCGGACCCGCGCGCGGCGCAGGTCGTCCTGCTGACCGCCGGACTGCCCCTGGCGGCGCACACCCCCGCGGCCGACACGCAGCCGGCCACCGCCCGGCCCGACGCCGCCGGCGCCCCGTGA
- a CDS encoding MFS transporter codes for MTRPALAPAAALRRYVTICALFWLPLGLTIAPLILLFTERGIPMAAIAGFFAVHSLTAAALELPTGGLSDVLGRRAVLATAGLLNLAALTLVALGTAPWLLVLGMALLGTGRALSSGPAEAWYVDTVRAHSGPGADLRTGLARGSSATSAALAAGTLLGGALPWLTGLVPGLGAGLAGATAGLVVPLCLPLLLGAAVEAAFVSYVVTSLPEPPRPKATLRHVLRDVPATVAGGLRLGGRDALVRRVFLSAGAAGGAVAAIELLTPRRAAGLTGAAESGAVLFAALACAGFLCAALGSHLAPLAARLAGSGERAVMLGLGTGASGVLLLGATSAATGAVAMVLAATGYGLVYLGLGAAGPSQNEVLHRRVTDRGRATALSVQSLALQLAGALAGLIVGHLSAGPLPWLLGGAALLAGALLWTRGAGRPAPAAAQEAPSGDPSGALTHR; via the coding sequence GTGACCAGGCCTGCGCTCGCCCCGGCCGCCGCACTGCGCCGCTACGTCACGATCTGCGCGCTCTTCTGGCTCCCGCTGGGCCTCACCATCGCCCCGCTCATCCTGCTGTTCACCGAACGCGGCATACCCATGGCGGCCATCGCGGGCTTCTTCGCCGTCCACTCGCTCACCGCCGCCGCCCTGGAACTGCCCACCGGGGGCCTGTCCGACGTGCTGGGACGCCGCGCCGTCCTGGCCACCGCCGGCCTGCTGAACCTGGCCGCCCTGACCCTCGTGGCGCTGGGCACCGCGCCCTGGCTGCTCGTGCTGGGCATGGCCCTCCTGGGCACGGGCCGCGCCCTGTCCAGCGGGCCGGCCGAAGCCTGGTACGTCGACACCGTCCGGGCGCACTCCGGCCCCGGCGCCGACCTGCGCACCGGGCTGGCCCGAGGCTCGTCCGCGACCTCCGCCGCGCTCGCCGCCGGGACACTGCTCGGCGGCGCCCTCCCGTGGCTGACCGGACTCGTACCCGGCCTCGGGGCCGGGCTCGCCGGAGCCACCGCCGGGCTGGTGGTGCCCCTGTGCCTGCCGCTGCTGCTGGGCGCGGCCGTCGAGGCCGCCTTCGTGTCGTACGTCGTGACGTCGCTGCCCGAACCGCCCCGCCCGAAGGCCACCCTGCGCCACGTCCTGCGGGACGTCCCGGCCACCGTCGCGGGCGGGCTGCGCCTGGGGGGGCGCGACGCGCTGGTCCGCCGGGTGTTCCTCAGCGCGGGGGCCGCCGGCGGCGCCGTGGCCGCGATCGAACTGCTCACCCCCCGCCGTGCCGCCGGCCTCACGGGGGCGGCGGAGTCGGGGGCCGTGCTCTTCGCCGCCCTGGCCTGCGCCGGATTCCTCTGCGCGGCCCTCGGCAGCCACCTCGCACCGCTGGCCGCCCGGCTCGCGGGGAGCGGCGAGCGCGCCGTCATGCTGGGCCTCGGCACCGGCGCGAGCGGCGTGCTCCTGCTCGGCGCCACCTCGGCGGCCACCGGAGCGGTCGCCATGGTCCTCGCGGCCACCGGCTACGGCCTGGTCTACCTCGGGCTCGGGGCGGCGGGCCCGAGCCAGAACGAGGTCCTGCACCGCCGCGTCACCGACCGGGGCAGGGCAACCGCACTGTCCGTCCAGTCCCTCGCACTGCAACTGGCCGGAGCCCTGGCCGGTCTGATCGTCGGACACCTGTCGGCGGGGCCGCTGCCCTGGCTCCTGGGAGGCGCCGCGCTCCTGGCCGGAGCCCTCCTGTGGACCCGCGGCGCCGGCCGGCCCGCTCCCGCCGCCGCCCAGGAGGCACCGTCCGGCGACCCGAGCGGGGCCCTCACCCACCGGTAA
- a CDS encoding GNAT family N-acetyltransferase, which translates to MEITFDRYEPAQAEQLVEFLSGDTWPFHGAAVVEPAQARQWIEEGGYDGEDHRAFWITRDGERAGLIRLMDLRDPTPLFDLRIRAGHRGRGLGTAAVAWLTAYVFDEFPDVRRIEANTRQDNAAMRRVLLRNGYVKEAHHRDAWPAPDGGVRDAVGYAILRRDWLSGTTTVPDWDDEPGAAPVAAADGPRA; encoded by the coding sequence GTGGAGATCACCTTCGACCGCTACGAACCCGCCCAGGCCGAGCAGCTGGTCGAGTTCCTTTCCGGCGACACCTGGCCCTTCCACGGCGCGGCCGTCGTGGAACCGGCGCAGGCCCGGCAGTGGATCGAGGAGGGCGGCTACGACGGCGAGGACCACCGTGCCTTCTGGATCACCCGGGACGGTGAACGGGCAGGACTCATCCGGCTGATGGACCTGCGCGACCCCACGCCGCTGTTCGACCTGCGGATCCGCGCCGGACACCGGGGACGGGGCCTGGGCACCGCAGCCGTGGCCTGGCTCACGGCCTACGTGTTCGACGAGTTCCCCGACGTCCGGCGGATCGAGGCCAACACGCGACAGGACAACGCGGCCATGCGCCGCGTCCTGCTGCGCAACGGCTACGTGAAGGAGGCGCACCACCGCGACGCCTGGCCGGCCCCCGACGGCGGCGTGCGCGACGCCGTCGGATACGCGATCCTGCGCCGCGACTGGCTGTCGGGCACGACGACGGTTCCCGACTGGGACGACGAGCCCGGTGCCGCACCGGTGGCGGCGGCTGACGGTCCCCGCGCGTGA
- a CDS encoding dihydrofolate reductase family protein has protein sequence MGLIDIEMFATLDLVGQAPGGPDEDPVGFPFGGWQAPLIDEAVGAQIAAAYEGTDALLLGRRTYEIFAAYWPHQKGGQDGDFASLFNSVPKYVASRGRPDLSWAGSSLLGPDLVDAVREIRERHEHVKVVGSLNLVQTLLREKLFDRLDLWLHPVVLGVGKKVFDGGEVPTSLTLLQPPQASAKGTVFLRYGLADGTPATGDMTAPDRGAGNGRH, from the coding sequence ATGGGACTCATCGACATCGAGATGTTCGCGACCCTCGACCTGGTCGGGCAGGCGCCCGGCGGTCCCGACGAGGACCCGGTGGGGTTCCCGTTCGGCGGCTGGCAGGCGCCCCTGATCGACGAGGCCGTCGGGGCGCAGATCGCGGCCGCGTACGAGGGGACGGACGCCCTCCTGCTCGGCCGTCGGACCTACGAGATCTTCGCCGCGTACTGGCCGCACCAGAAGGGCGGCCAGGACGGCGATTTCGCCTCGCTCTTCAACAGCGTCCCCAAGTACGTGGCCTCGCGCGGCCGGCCCGACCTCTCCTGGGCCGGGTCCTCGCTGCTCGGCCCGGACCTCGTGGACGCGGTGCGTGAGATCCGCGAACGGCACGAGCACGTGAAGGTGGTGGGGAGCCTGAACCTCGTGCAGACCCTCCTGCGCGAGAAGCTCTTCGACCGGCTCGACCTCTGGCTGCACCCGGTCGTGCTCGGCGTCGGGAAGAAGGTGTTCGACGGCGGCGAGGTACCCACCAGCCTCACGCTCCTCCAGCCCCCGCAGGCCAGCGCCAAGGGGACCGTCTTCCTGCGGTACGGGCTCGCCGACGGCACGCCCGCCACCGGGGACATGACCGCCCCCGACCGCGGCGCCGGGAACGGGCGGCACTGA
- a CDS encoding LppU/SCO3897 family protein, translating to MTYPPQQGPGPYGQPGPYAQQPQGYPPQPGYAYPPQQAQPPYAGAPQQQMYPNQPGMPGHPAPQQWSAPPAPPARSGGIGVMKILKGIGIVVVLIAAAVGYFLSQDDADHAKAGDCLKNNGTTAASLDLQVVDCGSTGAAYKVVEVISGTLDTNRCEGKSDLGYYEQTRGSRRSSGKQFVLCLNQIKK from the coding sequence ATGACCTATCCGCCGCAGCAGGGCCCCGGCCCCTACGGCCAGCCCGGCCCGTACGCACAGCAGCCGCAGGGGTACCCGCCCCAGCCCGGGTACGCGTACCCGCCGCAGCAGGCCCAGCCGCCGTACGCCGGGGCGCCGCAGCAGCAGATGTACCCGAACCAGCCGGGGATGCCCGGGCATCCGGCGCCGCAGCAGTGGTCCGCGCCGCCCGCCCCGCCCGCCCGCAGCGGCGGCATCGGCGTCATGAAGATCCTCAAGGGCATCGGCATCGTGGTCGTCCTCATCGCGGCCGCGGTGGGCTACTTCCTGAGCCAGGACGACGCCGACCACGCCAAGGCCGGCGACTGCCTGAAGAACAACGGGACCACGGCGGCGAGCCTGGACCTCCAGGTGGTGGACTGCGGGAGCACCGGCGCCGCCTACAAGGTGGTCGAGGTGATCTCCGGGACGCTGGACACCAACCGCTGCGAGGGCAAGTCGGACCTGGGCTACTACGAGCAGACCAGGGGCTCCCGGCGCAGCTCGGGCAAGCAGTTCGTGCTCTGCCTGAACCAGATCAAGAAGTAA
- a CDS encoding MerR family transcriptional regulator: protein MTDLPCAVDGGSSAAVLVPTTLQLELRFKSSRLTGEGGEQEEWNVRMTIGRLSELTGVPASAIRYWERHGLLPAPERQSGQRRYPPEAAERITVLRKCQQAGLTLVEIAEFQREQSHREAMIRAKIGEIEQRMVDLEHAHQLLTHALRCGEEDIVRCPKFREQMAAWRTGDPAP, encoded by the coding sequence ATGACGGATCTCCCCTGCGCTGTCGACGGCGGCTCGTCCGCCGCCGTCCTCGTGCCGACCACTCTTCAACTTGAACTAAGGTTCAAGTCAAGCCGCCTGACCGGGGAGGGCGGGGAACAGGAGGAGTGGAACGTGCGCATGACGATCGGCCGGCTCTCCGAACTCACCGGGGTGCCCGCCTCGGCCATCCGGTACTGGGAGCGGCACGGCCTGCTGCCCGCGCCCGAGCGCCAGAGCGGGCAGCGGCGCTATCCCCCGGAGGCCGCCGAGCGGATCACGGTGCTGCGCAAGTGCCAGCAGGCCGGGCTGACCCTGGTCGAGATCGCGGAGTTCCAGCGGGAGCAGTCGCACAGGGAGGCGATGATCCGGGCGAAGATCGGCGAGATCGAGCAGCGCATGGTCGACCTCGAGCACGCGCACCAGCTGCTGACCCACGCCCTCAGGTGCGGGGAGGAGGACATCGTCAGGTGTCCGAAGTTCCGCGAGCAGATGGCCGCCTGGCGGACCGGGGACCCGGCGCCCTGA